The Flaviflexus equikiangi genome contains the following window.
GATGGGAATCTCGAACTGCTGGCGCGGGATCAGGTTCTTCAGCTTCCCCGTCATCTCCGTGCCGTAGGCGTAGGCCTTGTCCCGGTGGACGATAGCGGAGAACGCATCGACCTTCTCGTGGTTGAGCAGAATATCGACCTTCACCAGGTCGGCTGTCTCCTCCCCATCCATGTCGTAGTCGAGGGACGCATATCCCCTCGTCTTGGATTTGAGCTGGTCGAAGAAGTCGAAGACGATCTCGGCGAGCGGGAGGCGGTAATGCATCTCCACCCGGTCCTCCGAGAGATAGTCCATGCCTCCCATGATCCCGCGGCGCTGCTGGCACAGCTCCATGACGGCGCCGATATAGTCAGCCGGCGTGAGGATCGTCGCCTGCACCATCGGTTCGGAGATCGCGGACAGTTTGCCGTCGGGGAACTCGGACGGGTTGGTCACCTCGATGATCTCCCCCGTCTCCGTCTCGACGCCGTAGATGACGGACGGTGCGGTCGCAATCAGGTCGATGTTGAACTCTCGTTCGAGTCGCTCCCGGATGATCTCGAGGTGGAGCAGGCCGAGGAAGCCGCAGCGGAACCCGAAGCCGAGCGCTGCCGAGGACTCGGGCTCGAACGTCAACGCCGCATCGTTCAGCTGCAGCTTGTCGAGTGCTTCGCGGAGCGCCGGGAAATCGGATCCGTCGATCGGATAGATGCCGGAGAAGACCATGGGTTTCGGCTCGACATAGCCATCGAGCTGCTCGGTCGCCGGGCGTGATGTCAACGTGACAGTGTCACCCACGCGGGTCTGGCGAACGTCCTTCGCGCCGGTGATGAGGTAGCCGACCTCGCCCACGCCCAAGCCCTTCGAGGCCTTCGGTTCGGGAGAGATGATACCGATCTCCTGGAGTTCGTGGCTGATGCCCGTCGACATCGTCGTCACCTTCGTGCGTGGCGTGAAGCGACCATCACGCACACGGACATAGGTGACAACGCCCCGATACGAGTCGTAGACGGAATCGAAGATCATCGCCCGCGCGGGAGCATCCGGATCCCCGACAGGCGCAGGGATCTCCCCGACGATCCGGTTGAGAAGCTCGGGCACCCCGACACCGGTCTTGCCCGAGACGCGCAGGCAGTCCTCCGGCTCACCGCCGATGAGGGAGGCGAGTTCTTCCGCGAATTTCTCCGGCTGGGCGGCAGGGAGATCGATCTTGTTGAGGACGGGCACGATCGTCAGATCGTTCTCGAGCGCCATATAGAGGTTCGCGAGTGTCTGCGCCTCGATGCCCTGCGCCGCATCGACAAGGAGGATCGCTCCCTCGCACGCCGCGAGGGAACGGTTGACCTCATACGAGAAGTCGACGTGGCCGGGGGTGTCGATCATGTTGAGCGCGTACTCGGTCCCGTCAACCGTCCACGGCATGCGAACAGCCTGCGACTTGATGGTGATGCCGCGTTCGCGTTCGATATCCATCCGGTCCAAGTATTGGGCTCGCATGAGGCGCTCATCCACAATGCCGGTGAGCTGCAGCATGCGATCGGCCAGGGTGGACTTACCGTGGTCGATGTGGGCGATGATGCAGAAATTCCGCAACCGGTCAGCGGGCGTGCTGGCCGGCTGCAGCGACTGGGTGGGATTCGTAGACACTGGTCTCCTTAAGATATTCCGCACCAGTCTACCCACCGCCTGCCCGATGCGATCTACTCGCGCGGGTGACCTCCCTCAAACGCCGCCCTGTTCGCTCTCCGAAGAGGCTCGACCGGTTTTGCTCCAACGCCCAGGAACGTCTGGAATGCTTGAGCCATGAGTGCTCTTCCCGGTGCCCTATCGGTCTTCCTGCCCCTCCTCGTCAGGCTCCTGCGCGGGCCGGGGAAATTCATGCTCGCCGTCAACGGCGCCCTCACTGCGCTCCTTGTCGCGCTGGCAGCGGCCGCAGTGCGGGACGGTCACGCTGCGGTATGGGTTCCGCTCGTGCTCGGCATCGTACTCGCCGCCGCGATCGTGTTCTTCGGCGTGCGCCTGGCGCGGCTGTCGAAGCATGTGGATGATCTCGAGAAGCTCCAGACGGAATCGACGGATGTGGAGATCATCGCGAAGGATGGTCGCCCGGTCGTCGATGACGAAGCCCGCCAGCGGTTCCAGGACGCCTCGTACGAGGCATCGCTCCGAACGAGCCGTTTCATGCCACGCGTCGAGGCCGCCCAACGGGCCGCTGTCGCCGCCGCTGGAGGCACGGTGGCA
Protein-coding sequences here:
- the lepA gene encoding translation elongation factor 4, which produces MSTNPTQSLQPASTPADRLRNFCIIAHIDHGKSTLADRMLQLTGIVDERLMRAQYLDRMDIERERGITIKSQAVRMPWTVDGTEYALNMIDTPGHVDFSYEVNRSLAACEGAILLVDAAQGIEAQTLANLYMALENDLTIVPVLNKIDLPAAQPEKFAEELASLIGGEPEDCLRVSGKTGVGVPELLNRIVGEIPAPVGDPDAPARAMIFDSVYDSYRGVVTYVRVRDGRFTPRTKVTTMSTGISHELQEIGIISPEPKASKGLGVGEVGYLITGAKDVRQTRVGDTVTLTSRPATEQLDGYVEPKPMVFSGIYPIDGSDFPALREALDKLQLNDAALTFEPESSAALGFGFRCGFLGLLHLEIIRERLEREFNIDLIATAPSVIYGVETETGEIIEVTNPSEFPDGKLSAISEPMVQATILTPADYIGAVMELCQQRRGIMGGMDYLSEDRVEMHYRLPLAEIVFDFFDQLKSKTRGYASLDYDMDGEETADLVKVDILLNHEKVDAFSAIVHRDKAYAYGTEMTGKLKNLIPRQQFEIPIQAAVGSRVIARETIKALRKDMLAKCYGGDISRKRKLLEKQKEGKKRMKNIGRVEVPQEAFVAALTSDQPTAKP